The Chelonia mydas isolate rCheMyd1 chromosome 1, rCheMyd1.pri.v2, whole genome shotgun sequence nucleotide sequence TTTAAATGGAGCCATCGTTTCCCTGAAATACCATTCATGGCCCTCACTTAGCATGactacatcagtaatacaagtttatactTCAGATTCCTACCTTCAgtcataaaaatgatacatgcatacaaataggatgaacacattcagtcgattgtaccttttccaataacACATGAGAAGAGGCATTTCACAGAAAGCATATGCCATTAAGGTCAGATTCATATTCAtgagtatatttccataaagcatatggagtgcaacgtcaaacagccaattcctctctgcctcagcacagagcccaggagttctcatctcccttcGGAAGGTCCCTTACTACTGGtgtcctaaatataaagggaagggtaacagccttcctgtatacagtactataaactccctcctggccagaggccccaaatccttttacctgtaaagggttaagaagctcaggtaacctgtctggcacctgacccaaaggaccaataaggggacaagatactttcaaatctgggggcggagccgggggggagggttttggtctgtctgttctgagtgcttgccagacacagatcaaggaaacAAGCAATCCGACTCCATTAGAATCgctaagtactagcaagggaatacgttagcttatttttgttttggcttgtgattttctctgtgctgagaggacggtgtattcctggttttctttttgtaactttaaagtttggcctagagggaaatcctctgtgttttgaatctgattgtcctgtacgattaccttccatcctgattttacagaggtgcttcttttattttttctttctttccaattcctctctgcctcagcacagagcccaggagtTCTCAACACAGTCAAATCCTTGCCTCGAGGGCATCCgagacagaccagagggctgagaagaacagacaaagaGAAAAGAAGCCGTATATAAAATTGGCAACCCCCTTCTTTGCGTGCCAAGCAGCACTGCGTGGGGCCAGCACAGGAACTGCTTGTGTATCTCTGTGAAACAGAGGTTCATTTAGGGGAATGTAAAGCTCTTAATGTATAGCTTTGTCTAACACAGGAGTTATGTGCTTGATATGACCCATCACAgcttgtgtaattccttctcaatAAAAAGCTGTGTATTGCGGATAATTCTTGTGGACGTTTTCACTGGTAGGACAGTCATCCTCTCCACTGGGAGCCACTAAAGACCCATTTCAGGGGTAGTAGCGCCCCCTAGTGTTAATATTTGATAGCAGAGCATGGTTTACTGTCATGTCTACGTGAATAGGTTTTTCAGCTGAATGAATGCTGTTTCTGGACTGGCTTCTTGGTAAGAGGTTGCTATCCTGGATCACTGGTGTTGACGAACTAATTTACATATTGTGCTGAATCAGTTCTGACCTATTATTTATGGCTCGGGGTTTGCAAATGCAGACTGTGAGGCGTCATCATACCGAGGCTGAAGGGGATGCCGCGAACCCTCCGGTTATGGTGGAGGGGTGTTTACTGAGATAGGCATGTGAGGATCTTGGCTCTGTTCTCCGGCTGCTAAACGCTGTTCCTGTCCTGTTCAGGGAAGGGTGTTTGAAtgacaaattattaaaatatcagACTTGTGGCACTCCCACTCCTAAAAAAGGAGCAAATGACAAATGCTGCTGTTTGGATTATGTATCAGGCTGTCAATCAGTTTGCAGAGGAGCATGAGATCTGGAAAGATGATAAGGAAAATTTgcaacaggagctgcagaagctGAGATTGCAAAATGAGGGGATGCAAAGAGATCTACAAATTTCTCTGATGCAAAATATAGCCAATGCCCAGCTACGGTTGTGTTAACTCAGACTTGTCAGGAATTGGAATGTGATATGAATGCACAAATGCAGGAAAAACAAAAGTATCAATTGGAGGCAAAACGATATAAAGGGGCTGTGTCCATTTTAACTGAACAGGCTACAAAGCCCCctgaaaaagaaaatcataaGAAATGCTGTGAATTGATTAATAAGCTGTTCTCGAGTTGGGATAAAAGGACTTCCCCCAACCCAACTCCCCAGGAGCTaggggagagagaggtgtgtcCTCCATGTCATTACACAGTCCAAGGTCCTCCCCCATCAGTCCCATGCTAATATCCATTCCCAGACCACCTGCTCCCCATCAGTCCCACACTAATATCCAttcccagacacacacccccacGTCAACCCCACACAAATATCCATTCCTAGACAGGTCCCACCCCCCATCACCTGCATAGATAATATCGATTCtcagacccctctcccccaccagccccaggcTAATATCCATTCACAGACCACTCACTCCGTCAGCCCCACGCTAATATCCATTCTAAACCCTCCACCCTGCTCTCCCAACTCTCCACCCCAGGATGCTAGGGTTCCACACCACtaaccacccctgccccctgattTCCAGCTGGAACATCGAGTCGAAAAGGGGATCTGGCAGTGTTCAGTTACagcagagtgggggggggcacaacCTTGTCCTTAACTCACATCAGCCCCTGCGCAACTGGGGCTGCATCCTACAAGCAGGAAGGATCCTCATCAGGCTTCTGAAActcccgttccagccccggcacATAGAGGATGCAGCTGGGGTAGAGAGGGGGATGGAGACAATCCAGCGAGTAATAGAGATAGTGGAGGAGAGGAGTGAGTGACAGAGGCAGGACAaacgggggaggaggtggggcaaaGTGTGGGGCCTCAGGTGTCCAGTTACCAGCAATAAGAAATGTGGCAACCCTCTGAGTTGTACATCGATGGATTCCCCAGACTGTCAGGTTGATACAGCACTGTAAGGTAAAGAAAGGATTTAATGTCTCTAGTCACTGATTCAGGGAAGAGAACACAGCACAATGTCAACCATCAGATCTCCACAGAGCTTGGtctgagagccagagcaccaGAAGTAAACTTTATTCAATATGAGTAACATGCCAGAGCAGCCTGTCCCGGACCTGTTTGGTTCTCAccccgtagatgatggggtttagcatggAGGGCAGTAGAACGTACATGTTGGCCATGAGAATGTGGAAATGCGGGGGCACATTGTGACCAAACCTGTgtgtgaggaaggagaagagagctggGATATAAAACGCTAAAATGACACCGAGGTGGGAGCCAcaggtcccaaaagtcttgagccgggcgtcctttgtggggaggctgaagatggccctgaggatctggataTAGGACACAGTGATTAAAGACACATCCAGACCAATCACTAAGAATGCCACAGAAAGGCCGTAGTAACTACTGATGCGTATGTCagcacaggccagcttcaccacggcTATGTGCTCGCAGTATGTGTGGGAGATGATGTTGGTTCTACAATATGGCCACTGCCTCGCCAGGAAAAGAAAGGGCAGTGCAAGAATGCTGCCAcgcagcaccacggccaggccGATCTT carries:
- the LOC102941178 gene encoding olfactory receptor 52D1-like, translated to MSDSNTTDFSNPSTFILLGIPGLEAAHVWISIPFCAMYTVILLGNFTILFIVKTEPRLHEPMYYFLCMLAVTDLVLSTSTVPKMLSIFWFNSREIDFSVCLTQLYFIHCCIVMESGIVVAMALDRYVAICHPLRHSTTLTNRFVAKIGLAVVLRGSILALPFLFLARQWPYCRTNIISHTYCEHIAVVKLACADIRISSYYGLSVAFLVIGLDVSLITVSYIQILRAIFSLPTKDARLKTFGTCGSHLGVILAFYIPALFSFLTHRFGHNVPPHFHILMANMYVLLPSMLNPIIYGVRTKQVRDRLLWHVTHIE